A genomic segment from Xiphophorus maculatus strain JP 163 A chromosome 6, X_maculatus-5.0-male, whole genome shotgun sequence encodes:
- the LOC102232101 gene encoding nucleolin-like isoform X2, with the protein MRQEESGDEQDLQMDIEVKRNVPTVTVSWEKKDAEGEDGKTERTVNRKRKADAASNSSPSKKTKPTNDGLCLYVGNLNFTKTSEEIRSSLAKCFMAQSLLFQDIRLGQSKRHAFVDMASDMDLKKALALNGEEILDKPMQMAKAKVKSNDQGKSKTPPVDKKVKDKRCLFLKNVPYDATEEDIRKVFRKAISVRFAGGAKSPTHGIAFVEFKNKAIAEEMLKKKQKAQIKGRDLIVDRVQQRAAAKSKTSGKKTKAAAPPNNILFVSRLPGKAKESHLKSAFKKAVGVRILTRPGVTAGKDERKRFAFVEFATVANAEKALQWSKTVKICNQKVKVERSRSGVEPQKAEGQLKTLFVAGLAETTTAETLQSAFDGAVSARVAIDKNTGASKRFGFVEFDSEENCKAAKDSMEDCEIDGSGVTVIYAAPKGESSSEPAGGASPGTHSRKHKGK; encoded by the exons ATGCGACAGGAGGAGAGTGGAGACGAGCAAG atcttCAGATGGACATCGAGGTAAAAAGAAACGTTCCCACGGTAACGGTGTCTTGGGAGAAGAAGGATGCAGAAGGAGAAGACGGCAAGACAGAGAGGACAG TAAATAGAAAACGGAAAGCAGACGCTGCCTCCAATTCTTCCCCgtcaaagaaaaccaaaccgACCAACGACG GTCTTTGTCTTTATGTTGGCAACCTGAACTTCACCAAAACATCGGAGGAAATCAGAAGCTCTCTGGCGAAGTGCTTCATGGCGCAAAGTCTGCTGTTTCAGGACATCCGGTTGGGACAGTCCAA GAGGCATGCGTTTGTAGATATGGCCTCAGATATGGACCTGAAGAAAGCTTTGGCCCTGAATGGAGAGGAAATCCTCGATAAGCCCATGCAGATGGCGAAAGCCAAAGTTAAAAGCAACGACCAGGGCAAGTCGAAAACGCCACCTGTGGATAAGAAAG tgaAAGACAAGCGGTGCTTGTTTCTGAAGAACGTCCCATACGACGCAACCGAAGAAGACATCCGAAAGGTTTTCCGCAAAGCCATCTCTGTTCGCTTTGCTGGCGGAGCCAAAAGTCCGACTCATGG cattgcCTTTGTggagtttaaaaacaaagccaTTGCTGAGGAAAtgcttaagaaaaaacaaaaagctcagATTAAAGGCCGGGACCTGATCGTGGATCGTGTACAACAAAGAGCGGCCGCTAAATCCAAAACCAGCGGTAAAAAAACGAAGG ctgcagctcctccaaataACATCTTATTCGTAAGCCGTCTGCCtggaaaagcaaaagaaagccACCTGAAGTCCGCCTTTAAAAAAGCTGTTGGTGTGAGGATTCTCACACGGCCAGGAGTCACTGCAGGGAAAGACGAAAGAAAACG GTTTGCCTTTGTCGAGTTTGCAACCGTGGCCAACGCTGAAAAAGCGCTGCAGTGGTCCAAAACTGTCAAGATCTGCAACCAAAAGGTCAAAGTTGAAAGGAGTCGCAGCGGTGTGGAGCCTCAGAAAGCTGAAG GTCAGCTGAAAACCCTGTTTGTTGCCGGTCTGGCTGAGACGACGACCGCAGAAACTCTCCAGAGCGCTTTTGACGGAGCCGTCAGCGCAAGAGTCGCCATTGATAAGAACACCGGAGCTTCAAAACG GTTTGGATTTGTGGAATTTGACAGTGAGGAAAACTGTAAAGCTGCCAAAGACAGCATGGAGGACTGTGAGATCGACGGCAGCGGGGTCACTGTAATTTATGCCGCACCAAAGGGTGAAAGTTCATCTGAGCCTGCTGGGGGGGCGTCGCCTGGCACACACAGCAGGAAACACAAAG gtaaatgA
- the LOC102232101 gene encoding nucleolin-like isoform X1 has protein sequence MAKKQNKRHKKSQNHNIKEENTHNNDWQPEENTEVEMRQEESGDEQDLQMDIEVKRNVPTVTVSWEKKDAEGEDGKTERTVNRKRKADAASNSSPSKKTKPTNDGLCLYVGNLNFTKTSEEIRSSLAKCFMAQSLLFQDIRLGQSKRHAFVDMASDMDLKKALALNGEEILDKPMQMAKAKVKSNDQGKSKTPPVDKKVKDKRCLFLKNVPYDATEEDIRKVFRKAISVRFAGGAKSPTHGIAFVEFKNKAIAEEMLKKKQKAQIKGRDLIVDRVQQRAAAKSKTSGKKTKAAAPPNNILFVSRLPGKAKESHLKSAFKKAVGVRILTRPGVTAGKDERKRFAFVEFATVANAEKALQWSKTVKICNQKVKVERSRSGVEPQKAEGQLKTLFVAGLAETTTAETLQSAFDGAVSARVAIDKNTGASKRFGFVEFDSEENCKAAKDSMEDCEIDGSGVTVIYAAPKGESSSEPAGGASPGTHSRKHKGK, from the exons aataagagacataaaaaaagccaaaaccaCAACATAAAGGAAGAGAACACACACAATAATG ATTGGCAGCCAGAAGAGAACACAGAAGTGGAGATGCGACAGGAGGAGAGTGGAGACGAGCAAG atcttCAGATGGACATCGAGGTAAAAAGAAACGTTCCCACGGTAACGGTGTCTTGGGAGAAGAAGGATGCAGAAGGAGAAGACGGCAAGACAGAGAGGACAG TAAATAGAAAACGGAAAGCAGACGCTGCCTCCAATTCTTCCCCgtcaaagaaaaccaaaccgACCAACGACG GTCTTTGTCTTTATGTTGGCAACCTGAACTTCACCAAAACATCGGAGGAAATCAGAAGCTCTCTGGCGAAGTGCTTCATGGCGCAAAGTCTGCTGTTTCAGGACATCCGGTTGGGACAGTCCAA GAGGCATGCGTTTGTAGATATGGCCTCAGATATGGACCTGAAGAAAGCTTTGGCCCTGAATGGAGAGGAAATCCTCGATAAGCCCATGCAGATGGCGAAAGCCAAAGTTAAAAGCAACGACCAGGGCAAGTCGAAAACGCCACCTGTGGATAAGAAAG tgaAAGACAAGCGGTGCTTGTTTCTGAAGAACGTCCCATACGACGCAACCGAAGAAGACATCCGAAAGGTTTTCCGCAAAGCCATCTCTGTTCGCTTTGCTGGCGGAGCCAAAAGTCCGACTCATGG cattgcCTTTGTggagtttaaaaacaaagccaTTGCTGAGGAAAtgcttaagaaaaaacaaaaagctcagATTAAAGGCCGGGACCTGATCGTGGATCGTGTACAACAAAGAGCGGCCGCTAAATCCAAAACCAGCGGTAAAAAAACGAAGG ctgcagctcctccaaataACATCTTATTCGTAAGCCGTCTGCCtggaaaagcaaaagaaagccACCTGAAGTCCGCCTTTAAAAAAGCTGTTGGTGTGAGGATTCTCACACGGCCAGGAGTCACTGCAGGGAAAGACGAAAGAAAACG GTTTGCCTTTGTCGAGTTTGCAACCGTGGCCAACGCTGAAAAAGCGCTGCAGTGGTCCAAAACTGTCAAGATCTGCAACCAAAAGGTCAAAGTTGAAAGGAGTCGCAGCGGTGTGGAGCCTCAGAAAGCTGAAG GTCAGCTGAAAACCCTGTTTGTTGCCGGTCTGGCTGAGACGACGACCGCAGAAACTCTCCAGAGCGCTTTTGACGGAGCCGTCAGCGCAAGAGTCGCCATTGATAAGAACACCGGAGCTTCAAAACG GTTTGGATTTGTGGAATTTGACAGTGAGGAAAACTGTAAAGCTGCCAAAGACAGCATGGAGGACTGTGAGATCGACGGCAGCGGGGTCACTGTAATTTATGCCGCACCAAAGGGTGAAAGTTCATCTGAGCCTGCTGGGGGGGCGTCGCCTGGCACACACAGCAGGAAACACAAAG gtaaatgA